The Scomber japonicus isolate fScoJap1 chromosome 12, fScoJap1.pri, whole genome shotgun sequence sequence TTTTCTCAAAGTACAGAATTTGACTGGTTATGTATATAAGGTCTATTTTTAATATCGTTTTATGTGGTTTTCTTAGATAAGTAGGTTGTAGTGACATGGGTACGTGCAAAGAAAGTACAAAGAAAAAGTTTTGGTCTGACAGACAACTAAAAAGAAGAGCTTCAGACTGTTTGATACAGTGAGTGAGTACATGagagtttgagagagagagagagagagagagagagagagagagagagagagagagagagagagagagagagagagagagagagagagagagagagagagagagagagagagagagagagagagagagagagagagagagagagagagagagagagagagagagatcaggaCTTACCCACGTGTTCCTCTGTAATGGAGATGATGGGTAAACTCTTTATCCTTTCTCTGTCTGCAGGAGGAGGACCCGTGTTTTCAAACTGGTTCAATAACTACAAGTGAAACATAAATGATGATATAATTAGAATACATCATTAATTCACTTCCTCAGAATGCACctcctccccacacacacacacaccccaccaaAATAAAGTACTTCAGACACAGCAGCCACATTACTGCatgctgttttatttcatcttatAACACTTTTTATACCTGCGTTATGATAGCATCAAGCCCATTAGCACCCCAGGCATAGTCCATCGGATTGGAATGTAACATACCCCTGtttataagaagaaaaaaagtcaacattttACAACTCAGAGAcatgaaatgagaaaacaaacctACATCACAGCAGCTTGTACTTACCACGGTCCCATTCCAATGTTTGGCATGGCTGTAGGTGCTATGATCCCATTAACTAGCTGCTGGATAATTCTGTGTAAGGAAGAAACAATGTCTTATGTATTACAACTTTATAGAGATGGTAAAAGTAGATGCTTACAGTTTAGTGTCTATGGTTATCTTTGTAATTAGAATCTTTGGTACACTCCTTGTTTCATGGTAATagttaaagagaaaaatgaaggaGTAACATATGATGAAGCGTGTCCCCCACAACAACCTCCCACACACCCTTCTGCCGAAAATGTCTCACCCCTCTAATGTGGGCACTCCTTCATGGCGCGTACCCTGCCGTCGAGGAACATGTCGACCCCGTGGCTGTCGTGCACTGTATCGCTGCCGTGATGCCATTTCCCGTTCCCTTCGGTTTTCTGTCTCTCGGTTGTCCTCTGTGGGCAGACGCGTTCGAAGGTCGAAGTTCTCATCAAAAATCCCGAGGGCAAACGGACCGTACCCAGAGGGAAATGTGAATAAGTGTTGGTGATCCATGTTCtagtaggggggggggggacacggGCAGAGTGGCAATGTCAAAACACGGTTCAGTGAGCAAAATGTTTTCTGGCACCGGCTGATTTAACAAGTCACACTGACCTCAAAGGTAGAGCGGTTTTGGTCACTGGTGGAGAATGTAGGTGCGGACCCATTTTCAGTACTGCAGGAACACAGTGATACGTGTGAATATATATAGAAAGTGAAACGATTAAAACATCCACATGAACATCAAATGAATTACAAAATCATGAGACCCACAACACTTTCCCataccttctttcctcagtcagTTCCTCAATGAATCCAGATTCACAGCGTGGACAGGTGTAGTCCTacagtgaaaatataaatatgaatgtatataGTATGTGTACGACATGACAGCATAATACAATAGTAGAAATAACataatttgatcatttgaaGCACCACAAAACACAGCTTTCGGAAGGGTATAGAGCAAGTAAAATTAATAATTCTGGAAATGATCTTAAGCATTGGGAAAAGTTTGTTGTAGCAGATTggtaagaaatgttttttgtctttatattCCACATAATTTAGGACAATGACAATGGagagttttggttttgttttctgttcagttttgattgttaatatgtttatgttaatgTCTGCTTTTGTGTGGTTTGGtctttgtacagtatgtgtgtggttgtatttttctgtatttgtgagtattaatgaaaaaataaaataagattaacGACAGCTTTCAAAAAGGACTATCATGGCTCtgtaaaaaacatatttattaaaacCAATCATTGTAACCTTTATGAAATCAGGATTTATTGCAGGTCTATTGTAAAAGACTGCATTAATTGTAACAAGGTAAACCTAATAAACAGGCACCTAAACATATGTCTCTACACAATGAGGATTCAGACAAGCCTAACTGAATCATCACAGATTGACATTAAGATGAGATTTTGCAGATATCACAGACTGTAATTAAGACACTGTGATCCTTTCCAATGAGTACATATGATCTCTTGATAGTTTACTGTCACACAGGTAAGCAGGTAACTGTTACTGTAACATTCAAGAAGCTTCCCATGAATGGCACAACAACAGGCTGTTGTCACAACAGTAATGTTGACTACTGACACTGGCTTTAGATGAAGGTGATAGTTATGGTGCAAGTTTTACTTCTGTTTTACGGTACAACTACAATAAGCTGACAGTACGCTTTGTGGTAGATAAATGCACATGTAAGGGTTTTATACCAGCcgatggggaaaaaaatctgataatCAACCCTTGACggttacatttgaacaaaaaggtAACCCTCGCTTCCTCGTTAGCCAACTTGCTGATGTTAAAAGCCAACTTTAAACGTGCCGAGCAGTTTACACGAGctttgaaaatgaattaaacCACGATATAATTATTGGTACATTTCTAACATAATGGAAATGTAACCGCCAACTCCATAACTACCACTAAACTCGTAGATGTGCCTATACGGGCTAACGTTAGTTAACGTAGCTCCACAGCAGCGGTGAGTCGACGTGACGGCGGAGCgcctcacactcactcacacacacaaacacaccccaacacacacacacacacactaatacaatCACACACTAATACAATCACACTAACAGTCCTCATTCTTCACAGAGGTACATCTGCCTCGTCGGTTCTTACCGGTAAACGCGGGCTAATCTCTGCTGAACACCGGTGACAAAAAAACCGGCAGGGCCGTGGGGGAGCTTCAGCCATTTCTAAGCAGGACACCAGTTCGTACGGTAAGGACGGAGAGCAGCGAGGGACACAAAACCTGCAGTGAGAAAGAAACGGTGGAAACGGAAACACACGAGCGTCAACGTCACGTTACCATGGTAGCTAGCAACAATTACTAAGGAAAGGAGTTCCGGTCTAGTGTTTACCTTCGAAATAAAAGCACTGGTtacgtcatcatcatcatccacctataataagataagataaactttTATTGATctcacagtggggaaaattaaatgctacagcagctcaaaaagatgggattttttttaaaacatatgtaTACAACAACAATgcaattaaaaactaaaaaggatCTTAAAGTGCAGGAGTGCACatcagaaggaaaaaaaagcaattataGTGCAGCATTGTACAATCTGACTGCAGTGGGAATGAAGGACCTGCAGAAGCGCTCTTTCTTACCCTTGGGGTAAGTATGAGTATGACGTATGAGTCTGTCACTGAAGGAGCTGCTTAAGGCACAGTCTGAACTACCTCTTTTTATCAGGCTGTTGAATATGTTCTTGTCCCGCTCAGAACATCCCCCCACCCAACACACTACTGCATAAGAGACCACAGATGCCACCACATTGTCAAAGACGGTTCTTTGCCAATGTGGCCAGCACACACTAAAAGATGCAAGCCTCCTCAGCAGGTGTAAATGGCACTGACCCTTCTTGTAAAGACACTCAGTGTTATCTCACCAAGGTAAAGGTCTTGAACAATATCAGGGACTTAATGGAACTTTAATATGTGAATTTATGGTGTGAATTTGAGTGGCTAACATGTTCTATTTTGAACTGTGATAATTGATTGgctttactgtaaatatatagtGTTTAGTCAGTGTCTGTGGGCCTGTAGATTTGTAGCACTCAGATGGCAATCACAGGCAAACAGTGGGccaagtttttttgtttatagattttagatagatagattcctttattgtcattgtataaaatacaacaaaattcaAAACCGAAGGCAGAGAACGGAGctcaattaaaaagtaataaatagtaaaataatagggcgagataaaatacatatatactacACACCCAACCATACATACTCAGTCATACAAAGGGGAACTCAGTCATACAAAAGTGCTGACATAGATACATTTCACATTCACAGTTTTGCACTTTGGTGTTGTGAGGTTTATGTGTTGTTACGTATGAGTTCGGGTTTGTAAGCTTGTGTTCAATGTGGTGATGGCTTTGGAATAAAAGCTGTTTAACAGTCTGGTGGTTCAGGTTTTAACTACCTGGTAACGCCTACCTGAGGGCAGGAGTTCAAACAGATGATGGGC is a genomic window containing:
- the LOC128368989 gene encoding E3 ubiquitin-protein ligase RNF126-like, which encodes MAEAPPRPCRFFCHRCSAEISPRLPDYTCPRCESGFIEELTEERSTENGSAPTFSTSDQNRSTFENMDHQHLFTFPSGYGPFALGIFDENFDLRTRLPTEDNRETENRREREMASRQRYSARQPRGRHVPRRQGTRHEGVPTLEGIIQQLVNGIIAPTAMPNIGMGPWGMLHSNPMDYAWGANGLDAIITQLLNQFENTGPPPADRERIKSLPIISITEEHVGAGLECPVCKEDYSVAETVRQLPCNHLFHNDCIVPWLEQHDTCPVCRKSLSGQNTATDPPGLSGMNFSPSSSSSSSPSSPSNENAASNS